A genomic stretch from Diachasmimorpha longicaudata isolate KC_UGA_2023 chromosome 2, iyDiaLong2, whole genome shotgun sequence includes:
- the LOC135172940 gene encoding calpain-A-like isoform X3, protein MGNYWGNMHATSEQEVARQKVEKTLGGKRSRCRAKEKDQDFHKLRQQCLQSGQLFEDPVFPAKNSSLYSSRRPAASIEWKRPMEIVDNPRLFVEGFSRFDVQQGDLNDCWLLAAVANLTMYPHLFFQVVPKDQGFDKNYAGIFHFRFWQYGKWVDVVIDDRLPTCHGKLMYLSSAKNNEFWSALLEKAYAKLRGSYKALTNGRMCEAMGDFTGGVTEICQMEETLPNLFSILLKAYERNSMMGCSLSTNRNVLKTATQKGLIRHHAYSITRVKYVDIQTPNQSGRIPLLRLRNPWGNEAEWNGPWSDGSPEWRSIPDHEKAKLGLTFDSDGEFWMSFQDWKRFFNFVEICHLNPGSLSEDDLNSGKKRWEMSVFEGEWVRGVTAGGCSEFLDTFCNNPQYIVTLEYPDEGDDKCTVIVALMQKNRKAQKRMGADCLTIGFEIYPLEDRERLPKPLDVNFFKYNTSVARSPSFINLREVSCRFKLPPGTYCIVPSTYDPNEEGEFLMRVFSENKNSMHEHDECVDFGEVDDRVINRGNEVRRGGDHSVRDQPEPDHNEIISEFFRKFKEDDMEVDWMELKEILDYALREELQNEGFSKDICRAMVYMMDRDDIGRLGYDEFLTLWTDIMHWRAVFKLYDQTGCGYISGFQLRQALKSAGYRLNNRMLNIFGHRYGTKDGLIYFEGYIMCALRLKTMMVRGSYLFE, encoded by the exons ATGGGTAATTACTGGGGGAATATGCATGCTACCAGTGAGCAAGAAGTCGCCAGACAGAAAGTCGAGAAAACG CTAGGAGGGAAAAGATCACGTTGCAGAGCTAAGGAAAAAGATCAGGATTTCCATAAACTCCGTCAACAATGTCTTCAGTCTGGACAATTGTTCGAAGATCCAGTGTTCCCGGCGAAGAATTCGTCCCTCTATTCTTCTCGCCGTCCGGCCGCATCCATAGAATGGAAGCGCCCAATG GAAATTGTGGACAATCCTCGATTATTCGTCGAGGGATTCTCCAGATTCGATGTCCAGCAGGGAGACCTGAATGACTGCTGGCTACTCGCTGCAGTTGCCAATCTCACCATGTATCCACATTTATTCTTTCAAGTGGTTCCGAAGGATCAGgggttcgataaaaattacgctgGGATCTTTCACTTCAG ATTTTGGCAGTATGGTAAATGGGTGGATGTAGTGATAGATGATCGTCTTCCAACGTGCCACGGTAAATTGATGTACCTCAGTTCAGCAAAGAACAACGAGTTTTGGAGTGCACTATTGGAGAAAGCTTATGCTAAACTCCGCGGCTCCTACAAGGCATTAACTAATGGTAGAATGTGTGAAGCCATGGGAGATTTCACAGGAGGGGTCACCGAAATATGTCAGATGGAGGAAACTCTCCCGAATCTCTTCAGCATTCTCCTGAAAGCCTATGAGAGGAACTCGATGATGGGTTGCTCATTGAGCACAAATCGCAATGTTCTTAAGACCGCGACACAAAAGGGTCTCATCAGACATCATGCCTATAGTATCACCCGAGTAAAATATGTTGACATTCAGACTCCCAATCAGTCCGGAAGAATTCCACTGCTGAGGCTGAGGAATCCCTGGGGCAATGAGGCGGAGTGGAACGGCCCCTGGAGTGATGGATCTCCAGAGTGGAGGTCCATACCAGATCACGAGAAAGCGAAGCTGGGACTCACTTTCGATAGTGATGGAGAATTTTGGATGTCTTTTCAGGATTGGAAGAGATTCTTTAATTTTGTGGAAATTTGTCATTTGAATCCTGGTTCTCTTAGTGAGGATGATCTTAATTCGGGGAAGAAGAGGTGGGAGATGAGTGTCTTTGAGGGGGAGTGGGTAAGGGGAGTCACTGCCGGGGGGTGCAGTGAGTTCTTAG aCACATTTTGTAACAATCCTCAGTATATCGTGACCTTAGAATACCCTGATGAGGGCGATGATAAGTGTACCGTTATTGTAGCACTGATGCAGAAGAACAGGAAAGCCCAGAAACGAATGGGTGCTGATTGTTTGACAATTGGCTTTGAGATTTATCCCCTCGAAGACCGAGAACGATTGCCAAAACCTCTGGACGTTAATTTCTTCAAGTATAATACGTCTGTTGCCAGATCACCTTCGTTTATCAATCTGAGGGAAGTCAGCTGTCGATTCAAACTGCCACCTGGTACATATTGTATCGTCCCTAGTACTTATGATCCCAATGAGGAGGGTGAATTCTTAATGAGGGTATTCTCTGAGAATAAAAACAGCATGCA CGAACATGATGAATGTGTTGACTTTGGAGAAGTCGATGACAGG GTAATTAATCGTGGAAATGAGGTTAGGAGAGGAGGGGACCACAGT GTCAGAGACCAGCCAGAGCCAGATCACAACGAAATAATTAGTGAATTTTTCCGGAAGTTCAAGGAGGACGACATGGAGGTCGATTGGATGGAACTAAAAGAGATCCTGGACTACGCCTTGCGTGAAG aaTTGCAGAATGAGGGATTCAGCAAGGACATTTGTCGTGCTATGGTATACATGATGGATCGCGATGACATCGGGAGATTAGGGTACGACGAGTTCCTGACACTATGGACTGATATAATGCATTGGAGG GCTGTATTCAAATTGTACGACCAGACTGGCTGCGGATACATCAGTGGCTTTCAGCTGCGACAGGCTCTTAAGAGTGCTGGATATCGGTTGAACAATCGCATGCTGAATATTTTCGGTCATCGATATGGAACTAAGGATGGACTCATTTACTTTGAGGGCTACATCATGTGCGCTCTTCGACTAAAAACTATGATGGTTCGGGGTTCTTACTTGTTTGAATAA
- the LOC135172940 gene encoding calpain-A-like isoform X1 produces the protein MENQTYSYSITTRYKNYMERGVAELKMSQMNKIIRGNVNNSSVESHKTSLLIPPKPELNKISGVNKPIVHRHFIYNDSPIKTRGNSIGKACFNLGGKRSRCRAKEKDQDFHKLRQQCLQSGQLFEDPVFPAKNSSLYSSRRPAASIEWKRPMEIVDNPRLFVEGFSRFDVQQGDLNDCWLLAAVANLTMYPHLFFQVVPKDQGFDKNYAGIFHFRFWQYGKWVDVVIDDRLPTCHGKLMYLSSAKNNEFWSALLEKAYAKLRGSYKALTNGRMCEAMGDFTGGVTEICQMEETLPNLFSILLKAYERNSMMGCSLSTNRNVLKTATQKGLIRHHAYSITRVKYVDIQTPNQSGRIPLLRLRNPWGNEAEWNGPWSDGSPEWRSIPDHEKAKLGLTFDSDGEFWMSFQDWKRFFNFVEICHLNPGSLSEDDLNSGKKRWEMSVFEGEWVRGVTAGGCSEFLDTFCNNPQYIVTLEYPDEGDDKCTVIVALMQKNRKAQKRMGADCLTIGFEIYPLEDRERLPKPLDVNFFKYNTSVARSPSFINLREVSCRFKLPPGTYCIVPSTYDPNEEGEFLMRVFSENKNSMHEHDECVDFGEVDDRVINRGNEVRRGGDHSVRDQPEPDHNEIISEFFRKFKEDDMEVDWMELKEILDYALREELQNEGFSKDICRAMVYMMDRDDIGRLGYDEFLTLWTDIMHWRAVFKLYDQTGCGYISGFQLRQALKSAGYRLNNRMLNIFGHRYGTKDGLIYFEGYIMCALRLKTMMVRGSYLFE, from the exons ATGGAGAACCAAACCTATTCCTACAGTATTACAACTCGTTACAAAAATTACATGGAAAGGGGTGTGGCCGAATTGAAAATGTCgcaaatgaataaaatcattcgCGGCAATGTAAACAACAGTTCAGTAGAGAGTCATAAGACAAGCCTTCTAATTCCACCAAAACCTGAGTTGAACAAAATTAGTGGAGTTAATAAACCAATAGTGCACAGACATTTTATTTACAATGATTCGCCGATTAAGACGCGAGGAAACTCCATAGGAAAAGCTTGCTTTAAt CTAGGAGGGAAAAGATCACGTTGCAGAGCTAAGGAAAAAGATCAGGATTTCCATAAACTCCGTCAACAATGTCTTCAGTCTGGACAATTGTTCGAAGATCCAGTGTTCCCGGCGAAGAATTCGTCCCTCTATTCTTCTCGCCGTCCGGCCGCATCCATAGAATGGAAGCGCCCAATG GAAATTGTGGACAATCCTCGATTATTCGTCGAGGGATTCTCCAGATTCGATGTCCAGCAGGGAGACCTGAATGACTGCTGGCTACTCGCTGCAGTTGCCAATCTCACCATGTATCCACATTTATTCTTTCAAGTGGTTCCGAAGGATCAGgggttcgataaaaattacgctgGGATCTTTCACTTCAG ATTTTGGCAGTATGGTAAATGGGTGGATGTAGTGATAGATGATCGTCTTCCAACGTGCCACGGTAAATTGATGTACCTCAGTTCAGCAAAGAACAACGAGTTTTGGAGTGCACTATTGGAGAAAGCTTATGCTAAACTCCGCGGCTCCTACAAGGCATTAACTAATGGTAGAATGTGTGAAGCCATGGGAGATTTCACAGGAGGGGTCACCGAAATATGTCAGATGGAGGAAACTCTCCCGAATCTCTTCAGCATTCTCCTGAAAGCCTATGAGAGGAACTCGATGATGGGTTGCTCATTGAGCACAAATCGCAATGTTCTTAAGACCGCGACACAAAAGGGTCTCATCAGACATCATGCCTATAGTATCACCCGAGTAAAATATGTTGACATTCAGACTCCCAATCAGTCCGGAAGAATTCCACTGCTGAGGCTGAGGAATCCCTGGGGCAATGAGGCGGAGTGGAACGGCCCCTGGAGTGATGGATCTCCAGAGTGGAGGTCCATACCAGATCACGAGAAAGCGAAGCTGGGACTCACTTTCGATAGTGATGGAGAATTTTGGATGTCTTTTCAGGATTGGAAGAGATTCTTTAATTTTGTGGAAATTTGTCATTTGAATCCTGGTTCTCTTAGTGAGGATGATCTTAATTCGGGGAAGAAGAGGTGGGAGATGAGTGTCTTTGAGGGGGAGTGGGTAAGGGGAGTCACTGCCGGGGGGTGCAGTGAGTTCTTAG aCACATTTTGTAACAATCCTCAGTATATCGTGACCTTAGAATACCCTGATGAGGGCGATGATAAGTGTACCGTTATTGTAGCACTGATGCAGAAGAACAGGAAAGCCCAGAAACGAATGGGTGCTGATTGTTTGACAATTGGCTTTGAGATTTATCCCCTCGAAGACCGAGAACGATTGCCAAAACCTCTGGACGTTAATTTCTTCAAGTATAATACGTCTGTTGCCAGATCACCTTCGTTTATCAATCTGAGGGAAGTCAGCTGTCGATTCAAACTGCCACCTGGTACATATTGTATCGTCCCTAGTACTTATGATCCCAATGAGGAGGGTGAATTCTTAATGAGGGTATTCTCTGAGAATAAAAACAGCATGCA CGAACATGATGAATGTGTTGACTTTGGAGAAGTCGATGACAGG GTAATTAATCGTGGAAATGAGGTTAGGAGAGGAGGGGACCACAGT GTCAGAGACCAGCCAGAGCCAGATCACAACGAAATAATTAGTGAATTTTTCCGGAAGTTCAAGGAGGACGACATGGAGGTCGATTGGATGGAACTAAAAGAGATCCTGGACTACGCCTTGCGTGAAG aaTTGCAGAATGAGGGATTCAGCAAGGACATTTGTCGTGCTATGGTATACATGATGGATCGCGATGACATCGGGAGATTAGGGTACGACGAGTTCCTGACACTATGGACTGATATAATGCATTGGAGG GCTGTATTCAAATTGTACGACCAGACTGGCTGCGGATACATCAGTGGCTTTCAGCTGCGACAGGCTCTTAAGAGTGCTGGATATCGGTTGAACAATCGCATGCTGAATATTTTCGGTCATCGATATGGAACTAAGGATGGACTCATTTACTTTGAGGGCTACATCATGTGCGCTCTTCGACTAAAAACTATGATGGTTCGGGGTTCTTACTTGTTTGAATAA
- the LOC135172940 gene encoding calpain-A-like isoform X2, with the protein MENQTYSYSITTRYKNYMERGVAELKMSQMNKIIRGNVNNSSVESHKTSLLIPPKPELNKISGVNKPIVHRHFIYNDSPIKTRGNSIGKACFNLGGKRSRCRAKEKDQDFHKLRQQCLQSGQLFEDPVFPAKNSSLYSSRRPAASIEWKRPMEIVDNPRLFVEGFSRFDVQQGDLNDCWLLAAVANLTMYPHLFFQVVPKDQGFDKNYAGIFHFRFWQYGKWVDVVIDDRLPTCHGKLMYLSSAKNNEFWSALLEKAYAKLRGSYKALTNGRMCEAMGDFTGGVTEICQMEETLPNLFSILLKAYERNSMMGCSLSTNRNVLKTATQKGLIRHHAYSITRVKYVDIQTPNQSGRIPLLRLRNPWGNEAEWNGPWSDGSPEWRSIPDHEKAKLGLTFDSDGEFWMSFQDWKRFFNFVEICHLNPGSLSEDDLNSGKKRWEMSVFEGEWVRGVTAGGCSEFLDTFCNNPQYIVTLEYPDEGDDKCTVIVALMQKNRKAQKRMGADCLTIGFEIYPLEDRERLPKPLDVNFFKYNTSVARSPSFINLREVSCRFKLPPGTYCIVPSTYDPNEEGEFLMRVFSENKNSMHEHDECVDFGEVDDRVRDQPEPDHNEIISEFFRKFKEDDMEVDWMELKEILDYALREELQNEGFSKDICRAMVYMMDRDDIGRLGYDEFLTLWTDIMHWRAVFKLYDQTGCGYISGFQLRQALKSAGYRLNNRMLNIFGHRYGTKDGLIYFEGYIMCALRLKTMMVRGSYLFE; encoded by the exons ATGGAGAACCAAACCTATTCCTACAGTATTACAACTCGTTACAAAAATTACATGGAAAGGGGTGTGGCCGAATTGAAAATGTCgcaaatgaataaaatcattcgCGGCAATGTAAACAACAGTTCAGTAGAGAGTCATAAGACAAGCCTTCTAATTCCACCAAAACCTGAGTTGAACAAAATTAGTGGAGTTAATAAACCAATAGTGCACAGACATTTTATTTACAATGATTCGCCGATTAAGACGCGAGGAAACTCCATAGGAAAAGCTTGCTTTAAt CTAGGAGGGAAAAGATCACGTTGCAGAGCTAAGGAAAAAGATCAGGATTTCCATAAACTCCGTCAACAATGTCTTCAGTCTGGACAATTGTTCGAAGATCCAGTGTTCCCGGCGAAGAATTCGTCCCTCTATTCTTCTCGCCGTCCGGCCGCATCCATAGAATGGAAGCGCCCAATG GAAATTGTGGACAATCCTCGATTATTCGTCGAGGGATTCTCCAGATTCGATGTCCAGCAGGGAGACCTGAATGACTGCTGGCTACTCGCTGCAGTTGCCAATCTCACCATGTATCCACATTTATTCTTTCAAGTGGTTCCGAAGGATCAGgggttcgataaaaattacgctgGGATCTTTCACTTCAG ATTTTGGCAGTATGGTAAATGGGTGGATGTAGTGATAGATGATCGTCTTCCAACGTGCCACGGTAAATTGATGTACCTCAGTTCAGCAAAGAACAACGAGTTTTGGAGTGCACTATTGGAGAAAGCTTATGCTAAACTCCGCGGCTCCTACAAGGCATTAACTAATGGTAGAATGTGTGAAGCCATGGGAGATTTCACAGGAGGGGTCACCGAAATATGTCAGATGGAGGAAACTCTCCCGAATCTCTTCAGCATTCTCCTGAAAGCCTATGAGAGGAACTCGATGATGGGTTGCTCATTGAGCACAAATCGCAATGTTCTTAAGACCGCGACACAAAAGGGTCTCATCAGACATCATGCCTATAGTATCACCCGAGTAAAATATGTTGACATTCAGACTCCCAATCAGTCCGGAAGAATTCCACTGCTGAGGCTGAGGAATCCCTGGGGCAATGAGGCGGAGTGGAACGGCCCCTGGAGTGATGGATCTCCAGAGTGGAGGTCCATACCAGATCACGAGAAAGCGAAGCTGGGACTCACTTTCGATAGTGATGGAGAATTTTGGATGTCTTTTCAGGATTGGAAGAGATTCTTTAATTTTGTGGAAATTTGTCATTTGAATCCTGGTTCTCTTAGTGAGGATGATCTTAATTCGGGGAAGAAGAGGTGGGAGATGAGTGTCTTTGAGGGGGAGTGGGTAAGGGGAGTCACTGCCGGGGGGTGCAGTGAGTTCTTAG aCACATTTTGTAACAATCCTCAGTATATCGTGACCTTAGAATACCCTGATGAGGGCGATGATAAGTGTACCGTTATTGTAGCACTGATGCAGAAGAACAGGAAAGCCCAGAAACGAATGGGTGCTGATTGTTTGACAATTGGCTTTGAGATTTATCCCCTCGAAGACCGAGAACGATTGCCAAAACCTCTGGACGTTAATTTCTTCAAGTATAATACGTCTGTTGCCAGATCACCTTCGTTTATCAATCTGAGGGAAGTCAGCTGTCGATTCAAACTGCCACCTGGTACATATTGTATCGTCCCTAGTACTTATGATCCCAATGAGGAGGGTGAATTCTTAATGAGGGTATTCTCTGAGAATAAAAACAGCATGCA CGAACATGATGAATGTGTTGACTTTGGAGAAGTCGATGACAGG GTCAGAGACCAGCCAGAGCCAGATCACAACGAAATAATTAGTGAATTTTTCCGGAAGTTCAAGGAGGACGACATGGAGGTCGATTGGATGGAACTAAAAGAGATCCTGGACTACGCCTTGCGTGAAG aaTTGCAGAATGAGGGATTCAGCAAGGACATTTGTCGTGCTATGGTATACATGATGGATCGCGATGACATCGGGAGATTAGGGTACGACGAGTTCCTGACACTATGGACTGATATAATGCATTGGAGG GCTGTATTCAAATTGTACGACCAGACTGGCTGCGGATACATCAGTGGCTTTCAGCTGCGACAGGCTCTTAAGAGTGCTGGATATCGGTTGAACAATCGCATGCTGAATATTTTCGGTCATCGATATGGAACTAAGGATGGACTCATTTACTTTGAGGGCTACATCATGTGCGCTCTTCGACTAAAAACTATGATGGTTCGGGGTTCTTACTTGTTTGAATAA
- the LOC135172940 gene encoding calpain-A-like isoform X4: MEIVDNPRLFVEGFSRFDVQQGDLNDCWLLAAVANLTMYPHLFFQVVPKDQGFDKNYAGIFHFRFWQYGKWVDVVIDDRLPTCHGKLMYLSSAKNNEFWSALLEKAYAKLRGSYKALTNGRMCEAMGDFTGGVTEICQMEETLPNLFSILLKAYERNSMMGCSLSTNRNVLKTATQKGLIRHHAYSITRVKYVDIQTPNQSGRIPLLRLRNPWGNEAEWNGPWSDGSPEWRSIPDHEKAKLGLTFDSDGEFWMSFQDWKRFFNFVEICHLNPGSLSEDDLNSGKKRWEMSVFEGEWVRGVTAGGCSEFLDTFCNNPQYIVTLEYPDEGDDKCTVIVALMQKNRKAQKRMGADCLTIGFEIYPLEDRERLPKPLDVNFFKYNTSVARSPSFINLREVSCRFKLPPGTYCIVPSTYDPNEEGEFLMRVFSENKNSMHEHDECVDFGEVDDRVINRGNEVRRGGDHSVRDQPEPDHNEIISEFFRKFKEDDMEVDWMELKEILDYALREELQNEGFSKDICRAMVYMMDRDDIGRLGYDEFLTLWTDIMHWRAVFKLYDQTGCGYISGFQLRQALKSAGYRLNNRMLNIFGHRYGTKDGLIYFEGYIMCALRLKTMMVRGSYLFE; the protein is encoded by the exons ATG GAAATTGTGGACAATCCTCGATTATTCGTCGAGGGATTCTCCAGATTCGATGTCCAGCAGGGAGACCTGAATGACTGCTGGCTACTCGCTGCAGTTGCCAATCTCACCATGTATCCACATTTATTCTTTCAAGTGGTTCCGAAGGATCAGgggttcgataaaaattacgctgGGATCTTTCACTTCAG ATTTTGGCAGTATGGTAAATGGGTGGATGTAGTGATAGATGATCGTCTTCCAACGTGCCACGGTAAATTGATGTACCTCAGTTCAGCAAAGAACAACGAGTTTTGGAGTGCACTATTGGAGAAAGCTTATGCTAAACTCCGCGGCTCCTACAAGGCATTAACTAATGGTAGAATGTGTGAAGCCATGGGAGATTTCACAGGAGGGGTCACCGAAATATGTCAGATGGAGGAAACTCTCCCGAATCTCTTCAGCATTCTCCTGAAAGCCTATGAGAGGAACTCGATGATGGGTTGCTCATTGAGCACAAATCGCAATGTTCTTAAGACCGCGACACAAAAGGGTCTCATCAGACATCATGCCTATAGTATCACCCGAGTAAAATATGTTGACATTCAGACTCCCAATCAGTCCGGAAGAATTCCACTGCTGAGGCTGAGGAATCCCTGGGGCAATGAGGCGGAGTGGAACGGCCCCTGGAGTGATGGATCTCCAGAGTGGAGGTCCATACCAGATCACGAGAAAGCGAAGCTGGGACTCACTTTCGATAGTGATGGAGAATTTTGGATGTCTTTTCAGGATTGGAAGAGATTCTTTAATTTTGTGGAAATTTGTCATTTGAATCCTGGTTCTCTTAGTGAGGATGATCTTAATTCGGGGAAGAAGAGGTGGGAGATGAGTGTCTTTGAGGGGGAGTGGGTAAGGGGAGTCACTGCCGGGGGGTGCAGTGAGTTCTTAG aCACATTTTGTAACAATCCTCAGTATATCGTGACCTTAGAATACCCTGATGAGGGCGATGATAAGTGTACCGTTATTGTAGCACTGATGCAGAAGAACAGGAAAGCCCAGAAACGAATGGGTGCTGATTGTTTGACAATTGGCTTTGAGATTTATCCCCTCGAAGACCGAGAACGATTGCCAAAACCTCTGGACGTTAATTTCTTCAAGTATAATACGTCTGTTGCCAGATCACCTTCGTTTATCAATCTGAGGGAAGTCAGCTGTCGATTCAAACTGCCACCTGGTACATATTGTATCGTCCCTAGTACTTATGATCCCAATGAGGAGGGTGAATTCTTAATGAGGGTATTCTCTGAGAATAAAAACAGCATGCA CGAACATGATGAATGTGTTGACTTTGGAGAAGTCGATGACAGG GTAATTAATCGTGGAAATGAGGTTAGGAGAGGAGGGGACCACAGT GTCAGAGACCAGCCAGAGCCAGATCACAACGAAATAATTAGTGAATTTTTCCGGAAGTTCAAGGAGGACGACATGGAGGTCGATTGGATGGAACTAAAAGAGATCCTGGACTACGCCTTGCGTGAAG aaTTGCAGAATGAGGGATTCAGCAAGGACATTTGTCGTGCTATGGTATACATGATGGATCGCGATGACATCGGGAGATTAGGGTACGACGAGTTCCTGACACTATGGACTGATATAATGCATTGGAGG GCTGTATTCAAATTGTACGACCAGACTGGCTGCGGATACATCAGTGGCTTTCAGCTGCGACAGGCTCTTAAGAGTGCTGGATATCGGTTGAACAATCGCATGCTGAATATTTTCGGTCATCGATATGGAACTAAGGATGGACTCATTTACTTTGAGGGCTACATCATGTGCGCTCTTCGACTAAAAACTATGATGGTTCGGGGTTCTTACTTGTTTGAATAA